A single Anopheles arabiensis isolate DONGOLA chromosome X, AaraD3, whole genome shotgun sequence DNA region contains:
- the LOC120906841 gene encoding facilitated trehalose transporter Tret1-like, with amino-acid sequence MAREVGKIQPQNSSRRIISNQSSSASNSSVDSGNSDKMRKPLLDERWTSILYTLVVALLYVTAGTMVGWSSGTFRRSNGPGAEPLALPLLDNWSISLAATPAIIITVTACVVHRCYHWIGTKAFLLTASLLAIGSSTLEAYGLTFWSASAARILAGIAAGIAFTLVPSYVDEFGSATGSSGPHRPPLNEILATAFPLGVLLRFAADLLPLPADPTVSALVWGALPTFAFVGLLFLPDSARFLCANGRVAQAAAILQRTHEPAAQPALQECLARWQQPGPGLVEALRRQANFTLLVPLLALFALQAFLGVLPMLFYLAGLVELAGEQVQSPERVATLLVALFTLAVPVSRYLHASQLQQRPVLVLSALLIALATLALGWHCHERRTRNLDLTELSSDWPFYCFALMFVAYAVGFYRLPGTLLAAEVADENLLALRTVATAVGWGSVYLGVRLLPVLLRTIGLGWVLWNVALVALSAAGLVLLCLPAQDEYAHKALAGGAGPSSMTSSVCSTGSGASPVASACWPCGSTTDQSTDAPQHYSYAGTRTPGEVIRGPELV; translated from the exons ATGGCCCGGGAGGTGGGTAAGATACAGCCCCAGAACTCGTCCCGCCGCATCATCAGCAATCAAAGCAGCAgtgccagcaacagcagcgtcGACAGCGGAAATTCGGACAAAATGCGCAAACCACTGCTCGACGAACGATGGACGTCCATTCTGTACACCTTGGTCG TTGCCCTGCTGTACGTCACCGCCGGCACGATGGTGGGTTGGAGCAGTGGCACCTTCCGCCGCTCGAACGGCCCTGGGGCCGAACCGCTCGCCCTGCCGCTGCTAGACAACTGGAGCATCTCGCTGGCGGCCACCCCGGCCATCATCATTACCGTGACGGCGTGTGTCGTCCACCGCTGCTACCACTGGATCGGCACCAAAGCCTTCCTGCTGACCGCGTCCCTGCTCGCGATCGGCTCCAGCACGCTGGAAGCGTACGGTCTCACCTTCTGGAGTGCCAGCGCCGCCCGCATCCTGGCCGGAATAGCAGCCGGCATCGCCTTCACGCTCGTGCCGTCGTACGTggacgagttcgggtcggcaACGGGCAGCAGCGGACCGCACCGACCACCGCTCAATGAAATCCTCGCCACCGCCTTCCCGCTCGGTGTGCTGCTCCGCTTCGCCGCCG aCTTGCTCCCGCTTCCGGCTGACCCAACGGTAAGCGCTTTAGTTTGGGGCGCACTGCCAACGTTCGCCTTTGTCGGGTTGCTGTTTCTGCCCGATTCGGCCCGCTTTCTGTGCGCCAACGGGCGCGTAGCGCAGGCGGCCGCCATCCTGCAGCGCACGCACGAACCGGCCGCCCAGCCAGCGCTGCAGGAGTGTCTCGCCCGCTGGCAGCAGCCCGGCCCGGGCCTGGTGGAGGCGCTGCGGCGCCAGGCGAACTTTACGCTGCTCGTGCCCCTGCTCGCACTGTTTGCGCTGCAGGCGTTCCTGGGCGTGCTGCCCATGCTGTTCTATCTGGCCGGGCTGGTCGAGCTGGCGGGTGAGCAGGTGCAGTCACCCGAACGGGTCGCCACCCTGCTGGTGGCACTGTTTACCCTTGCCGTACCGGTCAGCCGCTATCTGCACGCGAGCCAGCTCCAGCAGCGGCCCGTCCTGGTGCTCAGCGCGCTGCTCATCGCGCTGGCCACGCTTGCGCTCGGCTGGCACTGTCACGAGCGGCGAACGCGCAACCTGGACCTAACGGAGCTGTCGAGCGATTGGCCCTTCTACTGCTTCGCGCTGATGTTCGTCGCGTACGCGGTCGGCTTCTACCGGCTGCCCGGCACGCTGCTAGCCGCCGAGGTGGCGGACGAGAACCTGCTGGCACTGCGCACGGTCGCCACGGCAGTTGGCTGGGGCTCGGTCTATCTCGGCGTGCGGCTGCTGCCCGTGCTGCTGCGCACCATCGGGCTCGGCTGGGTGCTGTGGAACGTGGCGCTGGTCGCCCTGTCAGCCGCcgggctggtgctgctgtgtcTGCCCGCCCAGGACGAGTACGCGCACAAAGCGCTGGCCGGCGGGGCCGGCCCCAGCTCGATGACTTCCTCCGTCTGCTCGACCGGGTCCGGCGCGTCACCGGTGGCCTCGGCCTGCTGGCCCTGCGGCTCCACCACCGACCAGAGCACGGACGCACCGCAGCACTA
- the LOC120906298 gene encoding histidine-rich protein PFHRP-II, with protein MKAFVLGSAVLLLASAAASGSYLGVALSSQYQAHDGIGGYSYGYAEPNSQKHETKDAHGITHGGYSYVDANGHVQSVKYTADPIHGFQVSGTNLPKGPAPHAVPVPAWNAYAYAPVVLGHNGAPLETPEVQAAKAAHFAAHAAAKARLHKRSLYGPWSYAAAAPVVLGHNGVPLDTPEVAHAKAEHAAAHAKALGHAYAPAGPVPDTPEVQHAKAAHLAAHAAARANHHAVAPVTHTHHAVHAAHYPQHVPVIKNGVPVETPEVQHAKAAHFAAVAKAQGYAPAHAHSYYPQHIPVIHNGVPVETAEVQHAKAAHYAALAEASARAGHGASWAPAGHEDDGSYDGRWDNHY; from the exons ATGAAGGCTTTC GTTCTGGGAtctgccgtgctgctgctggcttcGGCTGCGGCTTCCGGCTCGTACCTCGGCGTGGCGCTCTCGTCGCAGTACCAGGCGCACGACGGTATCGGCGGCTACTCGTACGGCTACGCCGAGCCGAACTCGCAGAAGCACGAAACGAAGGATGCGCACGGCATCACGCACGGCGGCTACTCGTACGTCGACGCGAACGGCCACGTCCAGAGCGTGAAGTACACGGCGGACCCGATCCACGGGTTCCAGGTGTCGGGCACGAACCTGCCGAAGGGTCCCGCCCCGCATGCCGTCCCGGTGCCGGCCTGGAACGCGTACGCCTACGCCCCGGTGGTCCTCGGCCACAACGGTGCCCCGCTCGAGACGCCCGAGGTGCAAGCCGCCAAGGCAGCGCACTTCGCGGCCCATGCCGCCGCCAAGGCCCGCCTGCACAAGCGCTCGCTGTACGGCCCGTGGTCGTACGCGGCCGCCGCCCCGGTCGTCCTCGGCCACAACGGAGTCCCGCTCGATACGCCCGAGGTGGCGCACGCCAAGGCCGAGCACGCGGCCGCCCACGCTAAGGCCCTCGGACACGCGTACGCCCCGGCCGGCCCCGTCCCAGACACGCCCGAGGTGCAGCACGCCAAGGCCGCCCATCTGGCCGCGCATGCCGCCGCCCGCGCCAACCACCATGCCGTCGCGCCGGTAACCCACACGCACCACGCCGTCCATGCCGCGCACTACCCGCAGCACGTCCCGGTCATCAAGAACGGCGTGCCGGTCGAGACGCCGGAGGTGCAGCACGCCAAGGCGGCCCACTTCGCCGCCGTCGCCAAGGCCCAGGGATACGCGCCGGCCCACGCCCACTCGTACTACCCGCAGCACATCCCGGTCATCCACAACGGCGTGCCGGTCGAGACGGCCGAGGTGCAGCACGCCAAGGCGGCGCACTACGCCGCCCTCGCTGAGGCCAGTGCCCGCGCCGGCCACGGTGCCTCCTGGGCTCCGGCCGGCCACGAGGACGACGGTAGCTACGATGGCCGATGGGACAACCATTACTAA